The Hahella sp. HNIBRBA332 genome window below encodes:
- the trmD gene encoding tRNA (guanosine(37)-N1)-methyltransferase TrmD — MWFGVITLFPEMLKSVTDFGVVGKAIKQSSIDVRCWNPRDYATDNYRTVDDRPYGGGPGMLMKVEPLEAALKAAKSVAPVGSKVIYLSPQGRRIDQALVRSALSAPGLILLCGRYEGIDERLIEDEVDEEWSLGDFVLSGGEIAAMAIIDSVSRLAPGVLGHNESAEQDSFENSLLDCPHYTRPEVYRDKRVPEVLLSGNHEKIRRWRLEQSLLRTLQRRPDLLEQRELSEEEAQIIQELQRGQLISET, encoded by the coding sequence GTGTGGTTTGGCGTCATAACTTTATTTCCGGAAATGCTGAAGTCGGTTACCGACTTTGGTGTGGTGGGCAAGGCTATAAAGCAGAGCTCGATAGACGTCCGCTGTTGGAACCCCAGGGATTACGCAACCGATAACTATCGCACGGTAGATGACAGGCCCTATGGTGGTGGTCCTGGGATGCTGATGAAGGTGGAGCCATTAGAAGCTGCATTGAAGGCGGCGAAATCTGTGGCTCCTGTGGGGAGTAAAGTTATCTATCTGTCTCCTCAGGGAAGACGAATAGATCAAGCTTTGGTTCGTTCGGCTTTAAGCGCCCCTGGTTTAATTCTTCTGTGTGGTCGTTACGAAGGGATTGATGAAAGATTAATTGAGGATGAAGTCGACGAAGAGTGGTCTTTGGGTGACTTTGTTCTTAGCGGTGGCGAGATTGCCGCGATGGCTATTATCGATAGTGTTTCTCGGCTTGCTCCAGGGGTGCTCGGTCACAATGAGTCTGCTGAGCAGGACTCTTTCGAGAATAGCTTGCTGGATTGTCCTCATTATACGAGGCCGGAGGTATACCGCGATAAGCGAGTTCCGGAGGTTTTGTTGAGTGGCAATCATGAAAAAATTAGGCGTTGGAGATTAGAGCAGTCTTTGCTTAGAACGCTTCAGCGCAGACCCGATTTGCTCGAGCAGCGTGAGCTATCCGAAGAAGAGGCTCAAATCATACAAGAGTTGCAGCGCGGGCAGTTAATATCAGAAACGTAG
- the xerD gene encoding site-specific tyrosine recombinase XerD yields the protein MDFSQACQEVIDRFIEMLWLEQGLSENTRMSYRSDLVRLAEWLERKGRTLVEASREDLFSFLAVRMQQGAKSASSARMLSTLRKFYRYLLREGVVQDDPTLRIEHPKVGRLLPGAMSEAEVELLLTEPDVSLPIEARDKVMLEVLYASGLRVSELVGLQLYQVNLRQGVLRVVGKGDKERLTPLGEHAIEQLEVYIKGVRPQLTGGREDGVLFPSLRGGEMTRQTFWYRIKLYASRSGIAKNITPHTLRHAFATHLLNHGADLRVVQLLLGHSDLSTTQIYTHVAKARLQQLHSKHHPRS from the coding sequence ATGGATTTTTCGCAGGCTTGCCAGGAAGTTATAGATAGATTCATAGAAATGCTGTGGCTGGAGCAGGGGCTGTCTGAAAATACAAGAATGTCCTATCGGTCTGATCTTGTTCGCTTGGCGGAATGGCTGGAGAGAAAGGGGCGAACGCTGGTTGAGGCTTCCCGGGAGGATTTGTTTTCTTTTTTGGCCGTCCGCATGCAGCAAGGCGCGAAGAGTGCTTCGTCAGCTCGTATGTTGTCGACGTTACGAAAGTTCTACCGCTATCTGCTAAGGGAGGGGGTTGTTCAGGATGATCCAACGTTACGGATTGAGCATCCCAAGGTGGGGCGGCTATTGCCGGGCGCAATGTCTGAGGCGGAAGTTGAGCTGCTGTTGACTGAGCCGGATGTTTCGCTACCTATTGAGGCTCGCGATAAAGTGATGTTGGAGGTGTTGTACGCCAGTGGGTTGCGAGTATCCGAGCTGGTTGGGCTTCAGTTATATCAGGTTAACTTGAGGCAGGGGGTGTTGCGTGTTGTCGGAAAGGGGGATAAAGAGAGGTTGACTCCTCTGGGTGAGCATGCGATAGAGCAATTGGAGGTCTATATCAAAGGTGTTCGGCCTCAATTAACAGGGGGGCGAGAGGATGGCGTCCTTTTCCCCAGTTTGCGTGGCGGGGAAATGACGAGACAAACCTTTTGGTATCGTATCAAGCTGTACGCGTCGCGTAGTGGAATTGCTAAGAACATAACGCCGCATACGCTTCGTCACGCATTCGCTACACACTTGTTGAATCATGGTGCGGACTTGCGCGTTGTTCAACTGCTTCTTGGGCATAGCGACTTGTCTACTACCCAGATATACACCCATGTAGCCAAGGCGCGGCTACAACAACTACATTCGAAACACCATCCTCGCTCCTGA
- the rplS gene encoding 50S ribosomal protein L19 has translation MSSKNTIISQLEAEQMTKEIPEFAPGDTVTVSVKVVEGSRERLQAFEGVVIAKRNRGLNSSFTVRKVSYGVGVERTFQTHSRLVDSINVKRRGDVRKAKLYHLRDLSGKAARIKEKLD, from the coding sequence ATGAGCAGCAAAAACACAATCATTAGCCAGCTTGAAGCTGAGCAAATGACTAAAGAAATCCCAGAGTTTGCTCCGGGTGATACAGTAACTGTAAGTGTGAAGGTGGTAGAAGGCTCTCGTGAGCGTCTGCAGGCTTTCGAAGGTGTTGTGATCGCAAAAAGAAATCGTGGTCTGAACTCCTCTTTTACTGTTCGTAAAGTTTCATATGGCGTTGGTGTGGAGAGAACTTTCCAGACTCACAGTCGTTTGGTTGACAGCATCAATGTTAAGCGTCGTGGCGACGTTCGCAAAGCCAAGCTGTATCATCTTCGTGATCTCAGCGGTAAGGCTGCTCGTATCAAAGAAAAGCTGGATTAA
- a CDS encoding DsbC family protein: MHVMRPFVLVLMALSVAFGARADEQQEQAVKVIKQRLAEAVPGLKILKVSPSPIPGVYEVESNNPQLLYTSADGQYFVAGDIYQVSEGRITNLAERRREETRAELVNSIDESKMIVFKPEVVKASITVFTDVDCGYCRKLHKEVPRLNELGVQVNYLAYPRAGVGSGSYQKMVSVWCADDQQGAMTEAKLGKNPVSKDCKNPVADQYNLGNQIGISGTPAIVLHDGRLIPGYVPADSLAKGLGLDIK, translated from the coding sequence ATGCACGTAATGCGCCCTTTTGTATTGGTATTAATGGCACTGTCGGTCGCTTTCGGAGCGCGCGCCGACGAGCAGCAAGAGCAAGCCGTGAAAGTGATCAAGCAGCGGTTGGCTGAGGCTGTGCCTGGGCTGAAAATCCTAAAGGTTAGTCCAAGCCCAATACCGGGAGTGTATGAAGTGGAGTCCAATAATCCGCAACTGCTGTACACTAGTGCTGATGGACAATATTTTGTGGCGGGCGATATTTATCAAGTGAGTGAGGGGCGAATTACTAACTTGGCGGAGCGTCGGCGAGAAGAGACTCGTGCGGAATTGGTTAACTCAATTGACGAGTCAAAAATGATCGTGTTCAAGCCCGAGGTGGTAAAAGCATCTATCACCGTTTTTACGGATGTGGACTGTGGGTACTGTCGGAAGCTTCATAAAGAAGTTCCTCGTTTAAATGAGCTGGGCGTACAGGTTAACTATTTGGCGTATCCTCGTGCGGGAGTGGGTTCGGGAAGCTATCAAAAAATGGTTTCTGTTTGGTGTGCGGATGATCAGCAGGGGGCTATGACAGAAGCGAAGCTGGGTAAAAACCCTGTATCCAAGGACTGCAAAAATCCAGTTGCCGATCAGTACAATTTGGGTAATCAAATTGGTATTAGCGGCACCCCTGCAATCGTTTTGCACGATGGGCGCTTAATCCCTGGATATGTTCCTGCGGACTCTCTCGCCAAAGGTTTGGGTCTGGACATCAAATAG